From Paenibacillus sp. GP183, one genomic window encodes:
- a CDS encoding carbohydrate kinase, whose protein sequence is MDKEQEILSYIKMNPFITQNDLSARLGLSRSAVAGYISQLVRKGKIVGRAYVLPQEARITCIGAANVDRKAQSIQPVQYHESNPAEIVHSGGGVARNVAENLSRLGCAASLITMVGDDNEGKWLLEETRRQGVNVSQAFVLPQSQTGTYTAILNPNGEMVIAVNDMRINDQLTEEMVRSRWPHIVSSKLVLIDTNVPEHILAYVIEQCKHDQLSLCVNTVSAVKARKLPRDLNGIELILPNRNEAEVLTDTKINSILDAQEACKQLIGRGVKQVVITLGEQGLVWAIKDESEHLLPPKVEVADVTGAGDALMAGVLFGILQGESLHTACRLGMISASLTLQSRGTVSNLNAEQLYSLLTQHKSEELL, encoded by the coding sequence GTGGATAAAGAACAAGAAATTCTCTCCTATATTAAGATGAACCCATTTATTACGCAGAATGATCTCTCTGCCAGGCTTGGATTATCCAGGTCAGCCGTAGCGGGATACATTTCCCAGCTTGTACGCAAAGGGAAAATTGTGGGCCGTGCCTATGTATTGCCGCAGGAAGCACGGATTACTTGTATCGGCGCAGCGAATGTAGACCGTAAAGCTCAAAGCATTCAGCCGGTACAGTACCACGAATCCAATCCGGCGGAGATTGTCCACTCAGGCGGCGGCGTTGCGCGAAATGTAGCGGAGAATCTTAGCCGACTCGGATGCGCGGCCTCGCTCATTACGATGGTTGGCGACGATAATGAAGGGAAATGGCTCTTGGAGGAAACGAGACGCCAGGGGGTTAATGTCAGCCAAGCTTTTGTGCTTCCCCAGAGCCAGACGGGCACTTACACGGCCATTCTGAATCCGAATGGGGAAATGGTAATTGCTGTGAATGACATGCGTATTAATGATCAGCTTACGGAGGAGATGGTTAGGTCCAGGTGGCCGCACATCGTGTCGTCAAAGCTGGTGCTGATCGATACCAACGTGCCGGAGCACATTCTTGCTTATGTGATTGAGCAATGCAAGCATGATCAGCTTTCCCTGTGCGTGAATACGGTATCCGCAGTTAAAGCCAGGAAGCTTCCTCGGGATTTGAACGGGATTGAGCTTATTTTACCAAATAGAAATGAAGCCGAGGTTTTAACGGATACTAAGATTAATTCAATATTGGATGCCCAGGAAGCTTGCAAGCAACTCATTGGCCGAGGAGTCAAACAGGTTGTGATCACGTTAGGTGAGCAGGGCCTTGTATGGGCAATCAAGGATGAAAGTGAACATTTGCTCCCGCCTAAAGTCGAGGTTGCAGATGTTACCGGTGCTGGAGATGCTCTGATGGCTGGCGTCCTTTTCGGTATCCTGCAAGGTGAATCTCTACATACCGCTTGCCGCTTGGGCATGATTTCAGCCTCGCTGACCTTGCAATCCAGAGGAACCGTTTCGAACTTGAATGCCGAGCAGCTATACAGCCTATTAACTCAACATAAATCGGAGGAATTGCTATGA
- a CDS encoding rod shape-determining protein, giving the protein MIGLKKGEFGIDLGTTHILIYQKGKGIVLNEPSVIAIHTETKEILAIGERAKIMIGRTSDKIEVIHPIQDGVIADFFLTAAMLEHFLKKIVGKRFFQHPHVVISVPYDITSVKRRAIEQIAGQIKAAKVTTIEEPLAAAFGAGLPVDEPVGSMVVDIGGGTTQVAILSMGGLVAGNTVQRAGLSLDTEIIDYMKSTHSLDIGYATAELIKQTIGSAMKPEEDEQMDIKGRDFVYGLPKIVTIHALEIHNLLNDFIYTIVDSIRRCLEKCPPELVGDIVERGVMLCGGGSLLQGLDRRLERETQIPVFMAERPMECIALGAGKML; this is encoded by the coding sequence ATGATAGGTTTGAAAAAAGGAGAATTTGGTATTGATCTGGGCACAACTCATATATTGATTTATCAAAAAGGGAAAGGTATTGTACTGAATGAGCCATCTGTCATTGCTATCCATACAGAAACCAAGGAAATTTTGGCAATCGGCGAAAGAGCCAAGATAATGATAGGAAGAACCTCAGATAAAATTGAAGTTATTCATCCGATTCAAGATGGGGTGATTGCCGATTTTTTCCTGACAGCTGCCATGCTGGAGCACTTTCTGAAGAAAATTGTTGGAAAGCGGTTCTTTCAGCATCCCCATGTTGTGATATCGGTTCCTTATGATATAACGAGTGTAAAAAGAAGAGCCATCGAGCAAATCGCGGGACAGATTAAAGCGGCCAAGGTGACTACGATTGAGGAACCGCTTGCCGCGGCATTTGGTGCCGGACTTCCGGTGGACGAGCCTGTCGGCAGTATGGTTGTGGATATCGGCGGCGGAACTACGCAGGTGGCCATTCTTTCCATGGGAGGCCTGGTTGCAGGCAATACCGTTCAAAGAGCCGGTCTATCCTTGGATACAGAAATTATCGATTATATGAAAAGCACACATTCACTCGATATCGGTTATGCCACTGCGGAGTTGATTAAACAAACGATCGGTTCGGCCATGAAGCCGGAAGAAGATGAGCAGATGGACATCAAAGGCCGGGATTTCGTCTATGGCCTGCCTAAAATCGTCACGATTCATGCTTTGGAAATTCACAATTTGTTAAATGACTTTATCTATACAATTGTTGACTCGATACGAAGATGCCTGGAAAAATGTCCGCCTGAGCTGGTTGGCGATATTGTGGAGAGAGGCGTCATGCTGTGCGGCGGCGGTTCTTTACTTCAGGGATTGGACCGACGACTGGAGAGAGAAACCCAAATTCCTGTTTTTATGGCCGAGAGACCCATGGAATGTATTGCTTTAGGTGCAGGAAAAATGCTGTAA
- a CDS encoding 3-dehydroquinate dehydratase has product MRMFITVQNKTVPVFSDEKNKKKLNLLKSALESKVVKGRKAIKQCLDSLISIEIVGCEAILHSFNERDSLALSLY; this is encoded by the coding sequence ATGAGAATGTTTATTACAGTTCAAAATAAAACAGTCCCGGTCTTCTCCGATGAAAAAAATAAAAAGAAATTGAATCTATTAAAATCTGCGCTGGAATCCAAAGTGGTCAAAGGACGCAAGGCGATCAAGCAATGCCTGGATTCCTTGATCAGTATTGAAATTGTGGGCTGCGAGGCCATATTGCATTCTTTTAACGAAAGAGATTCTTTGGCTTTGTCTCTTTATTAA
- a CDS encoding FAD-dependent oxidoreductase has protein sequence MNEKFDAIVVGGGPAGAAAAMTMARAGLSVVLLERGEFPGAKNIFGGILYRKQIEELVPEFWLEKSFPMERYVVEQRIWMMSKESMVTFGHRNEAYKEPYNCFTGLRVKFDQWFADKAVQAGALPIYETVALDVIREGDKVIGVKTDREDGNLYADVVVIADGVNSLLGKAMGIHKEWKPDEVSLAVKEVIALPREKIEDRFGLEGDEGVTIEFMGETSLGMAGMGFLYTNKETISLGVGVMVNHLRDKKVKPYAILDSVKQHPMIRKLIQGGETKEYSGHLIPEGGMNSIPPLSGNGWCVCGDAAQLVNFVHREGTNLAMTSGRFAGETIIAAKANHDFSAASLAAYDEKIKTSFIHKDLKKYRGMHQFLKDQDPELLFDKLPRAVNEAAYNMFLVDGVSKAEKQKKAAQIIKNAAGGTMNLMKLGYKGWRAMNG, from the coding sequence ATGAACGAAAAATTCGATGCGATCGTAGTCGGCGGCGGACCTGCGGGAGCAGCAGCAGCAATGACTATGGCGCGGGCCGGGCTTTCTGTGGTTTTGCTGGAGCGGGGTGAATTCCCTGGTGCCAAAAACATATTTGGCGGCATATTGTACCGCAAACAGATTGAAGAGCTGGTGCCCGAATTCTGGCTGGAAAAGAGTTTCCCGATGGAGCGGTATGTGGTAGAGCAGCGCATTTGGATGATGAGCAAGGAATCGATGGTGACTTTTGGCCATCGGAATGAGGCCTACAAGGAACCCTATAATTGCTTCACCGGGCTGCGCGTCAAGTTTGATCAGTGGTTCGCCGATAAGGCCGTACAAGCCGGAGCGCTGCCGATCTATGAAACTGTAGCGCTTGATGTGATTCGCGAAGGGGATAAAGTTATCGGCGTAAAAACAGACCGTGAGGATGGCAACCTCTATGCGGATGTTGTGGTGATTGCCGATGGTGTGAATTCCTTGCTCGGCAAAGCGATGGGCATTCATAAGGAATGGAAGCCGGATGAGGTGTCTCTTGCGGTTAAAGAGGTGATCGCGCTCCCAAGAGAGAAGATCGAAGACCGTTTTGGCCTTGAAGGAGACGAAGGAGTCACCATTGAATTTATGGGAGAAACTTCACTCGGGATGGCGGGCATGGGCTTCCTGTATACGAATAAAGAAACCATTTCCCTCGGAGTCGGCGTTATGGTGAACCATCTCCGCGATAAAAAGGTTAAGCCCTATGCGATACTGGATTCGGTCAAACAGCATCCTATGATCCGCAAGCTGATCCAGGGCGGGGAAACCAAAGAATATTCAGGCCACTTGATACCTGAGGGCGGGATGAACTCTATTCCTCCGTTATCGGGGAATGGCTGGTGTGTATGCGGGGATGCAGCGCAGCTGGTCAACTTTGTCCATCGGGAAGGAACCAATTTAGCCATGACCTCAGGACGATTTGCCGGTGAGACGATTATAGCAGCTAAGGCTAACCATGATTTCTCGGCCGCTTCATTGGCAGCGTATGACGAGAAGATTAAGACCTCTTTTATCCACAAGGACTTGAAAAAATACAGGGGTATGCATCAATTCCTGAAAGACCAGGATCCTGAGCTTTTGTTCGATAAACTGCCCAGAGCCGTGAATGAAGCGGCCTATAATATGTTCCTGGTAGATGGGGTAAGCAAGGCGGAAAAACAGAAAAAGGCGGCACAAATCATAAAGAATGCAGCCGGCGGAACGATGAATTTGATGAAGCTGGGCTATAAAGGATGGAGGGCGATGAATGGATGA
- a CDS encoding 4Fe-4S dicluster domain-containing protein — protein sequence MSNSDVSEKLFTIRYKCDTESHLVIKETENCLKCVTKDCNFFCPSDVYEWEKKLKITTVAFENCIECGTCRIACPSDNIAWVYPKGGHGITYKYG from the coding sequence ATGAGCAACAGCGATGTTTCGGAGAAATTATTTACGATTCGCTATAAATGCGATACCGAGTCTCACCTGGTGATCAAAGAGACGGAAAATTGCTTGAAATGTGTGACCAAAGATTGCAACTTCTTTTGCCCGTCCGATGTGTATGAATGGGAGAAAAAGCTAAAAATTACGACAGTAGCTTTTGAAAATTGTATCGAGTGCGGCACCTGCCGAATTGCTTGTCCGTCCGACAATATCGCTTGGGTATATCCAAAGGGCGGGCATGGCATCACATACAAGTACGGTTGA
- a CDS encoding Gfo/Idh/MocA family oxidoreductase: MSKIKVAVIGCGSIAEKRHVPEYVNNPHVEFVAFCDPVIERAEHYAKEYGGKAYSSYEELFNHEKVDAVSVCTPNYLHAHASIAAAKAGAHVLVEKPMAVTEEESAAMIEAARTNGVILMVGHNQRLMPAHVKAKEILDSGIMGKVLTFRTAFGHPGPEGWSIDGRNSWFFRKKEAIMGAMGDLGVHKADLIRWMLSDEVIEVAAMIGTLDKEGTDVDDNAICLLRMRSGVIGNLVASWTSYKGEDNSTILWCQNGVMKIGTDPDDQVIVELRDGTVNKYQVGEMATNEKQTSSDVIDVFINCIVNGTAPSISGEEGARSLKVILAAFESQATGSIVKIGK; this comes from the coding sequence ATGTCCAAAATAAAAGTCGCCGTGATCGGATGCGGCTCCATCGCCGAAAAAAGGCATGTCCCGGAATATGTGAATAATCCGCATGTGGAGTTTGTCGCCTTTTGTGATCCTGTCATAGAAAGAGCGGAGCATTATGCAAAGGAATATGGCGGGAAAGCTTACAGCAGCTATGAAGAATTATTCAACCATGAGAAGGTAGATGCGGTCAGCGTATGCACACCTAACTATTTGCATGCGCATGCCTCCATTGCCGCAGCAAAAGCCGGTGCACATGTATTGGTTGAGAAGCCGATGGCTGTTACCGAGGAAGAGTCTGCGGCCATGATCGAAGCGGCTCGCACGAATGGTGTCATCCTGATGGTGGGCCACAACCAACGCTTGATGCCTGCGCATGTTAAGGCTAAAGAGATTTTGGACAGCGGCATCATGGGCAAAGTGCTGACATTTCGCACCGCATTTGGTCATCCGGGACCTGAAGGCTGGAGCATCGATGGCCGCAACAGCTGGTTCTTCCGGAAAAAAGAAGCGATCATGGGAGCAATGGGTGATCTGGGCGTACATAAGGCGGACTTGATTCGCTGGATGCTCAGCGATGAAGTCATTGAAGTCGCCGCGATGATAGGCACGCTGGATAAAGAAGGAACCGATGTGGACGATAACGCCATCTGCTTGCTGCGGATGAGAAGCGGCGTCATCGGTAACCTGGTTGCGAGCTGGACCTCATACAAGGGCGAAGACAACAGCACGATCCTGTGGTGTCAAAACGGCGTGATGAAGATCGGGACAGATCCTGACGATCAGGTCATCGTGGAGCTAAGAGATGGAACTGTGAATAAGTATCAGGTCGGGGAAATGGCCACGAATGAGAAGCAAACCTCCAGTGATGTTATTGATGTGTTTATCAATTGCATTGTGAACGGCACAGCACCGAGCATCTCCGGAGAAGAGGGAGCGAGATCCCTTAAAGTGATTTTAGCCGCTTTTGAATCTCAAGCCACAGGCAGTATCGTGAAGATCGGTAAGTAA
- a CDS encoding YwbE family protein: MNGQNRNDIKPGLGVSIVLKQDQRTGKLTDGIVKDILTNSPNHPHGIKVRLTDGQVGRVKEIKAADTP; the protein is encoded by the coding sequence ATGAATGGACAAAATCGCAATGACATCAAACCAGGGCTGGGCGTGAGTATTGTACTGAAGCAGGATCAGCGAACCGGCAAATTGACGGATGGAATCGTGAAGGATATTTTAACCAATTCCCCGAACCACCCGCATGGCATAAAGGTCAGACTGACCGACGGACAGGTAGGCAGAGTGAAAGAAATCAAGGCTGCCGATACCCCTTAG
- a CDS encoding sugar phosphate isomerase/epimerase, whose product MSRMGIGVQLYTLRDDMQKDMEGTLRKVAALGYEGVEFAGYFGMEAGALRKLLDEIGLKAIGSHVSLQSMRTNLQGEIDYLKTLGGKYLICPYVAEDERNVEGWKRIFAEIEKFGEEAARQGLQFLYHNHAFEFDLEVDGSFVFDSMYASTSPEFVKVELDVCWVQFAGQDPLAYINKYAGRLPLLHFKDFTKDANQNIVTLELGFGDVDLKKVIQAAAEAGVEWLIVEQDTCQKPPLVSIENSLNWIKENYRKN is encoded by the coding sequence ATGTCAAGAATGGGAATTGGCGTTCAGCTTTACACCTTAAGAGATGATATGCAAAAAGATATGGAAGGCACTCTTCGCAAGGTAGCAGCTCTAGGCTATGAAGGTGTAGAATTTGCTGGTTATTTTGGGATGGAAGCTGGAGCTCTCAGGAAGCTGCTGGACGAAATTGGACTTAAAGCCATAGGAAGCCATGTAAGCTTGCAAAGCATGCGGACGAATCTGCAAGGGGAAATTGACTATTTGAAGACACTCGGCGGCAAGTATTTAATTTGTCCCTATGTGGCTGAAGATGAAAGAAATGTTGAAGGTTGGAAGCGGATTTTTGCTGAAATCGAAAAATTTGGTGAGGAAGCCGCCCGGCAAGGTCTGCAGTTCCTCTATCACAATCATGCTTTTGAGTTTGATTTGGAAGTGGATGGCAGCTTCGTTTTTGATTCGATGTATGCGTCTACAAGTCCGGAGTTTGTTAAGGTAGAGCTGGATGTATGCTGGGTGCAATTTGCCGGGCAAGACCCGCTTGCTTACATTAATAAATATGCCGGCAGACTGCCGCTGCTGCATTTCAAGGATTTTACAAAAGATGCCAATCAAAACATTGTTACATTAGAGCTTGGCTTCGGTGACGTGGATCTGAAAAAAGTGATTCAAGCCGCCGCAGAGGCAGGCGTGGAGTGGCTCATTGTTGAGCAGGATACATGCCAGAAGCCGCCGCTCGTCAGTATTGAGAACAGCCTGAATTGGATAAAAGAAAACTATCGCAAAAATTAA
- a CDS encoding electron transfer flavoprotein subunit alpha/FixB family protein: MSTEQVEEQKEDAMPDWSAYRGVLIVVEQREGEAKKVSWQLLGEGKKLAAKLEVPLLALVIGDDVTQLAQEAVYYGADKVYLCEAPELRVYRTRPYSRVCLKLIHDVKPEIVLFGATATGRDLAGAIATHLPTGLTADTTELDVELPPSRLLLASRPAFSEKMMATILCKQYRPQMATARAGVFQALPRDASRSAEIIRIENTMQEHEIAAQVLDFLRDTGSINLEEAEIIVSGGRGLGGPEPFAMLQELADALGGVVGASRAAVDAGWIKHEHQVGQTGFTVRPKLYFAIGISGAVQHTVGMSHSDIVVAINKDEKAPIFQFAHYGIVGDLFKIVPAITEEVRRRRGIFGIRAKEEQAI, translated from the coding sequence ATGTCCACAGAACAAGTTGAAGAGCAAAAAGAAGATGCCATGCCAGATTGGTCCGCTTACAGGGGCGTTCTGATCGTTGTTGAACAAAGGGAAGGCGAAGCCAAGAAGGTGTCCTGGCAGCTCCTGGGCGAAGGCAAAAAGCTGGCCGCCAAGCTGGAGGTGCCGCTCCTGGCCCTGGTTATTGGCGACGATGTGACGCAGCTTGCGCAGGAAGCCGTTTATTACGGCGCGGATAAAGTGTACCTGTGCGAAGCTCCAGAGCTTCGCGTTTACCGGACACGGCCTTACAGCCGCGTGTGCTTGAAGCTGATCCACGACGTGAAGCCGGAAATCGTGCTCTTCGGAGCCACGGCGACCGGACGCGATTTGGCGGGAGCCATCGCGACCCATCTGCCGACGGGGCTCACCGCCGACACGACGGAGCTCGACGTCGAGCTGCCTCCGTCACGGCTGCTGCTCGCCAGCCGTCCTGCCTTCTCGGAGAAGATGATGGCGACCATCCTCTGCAAGCAGTATCGACCGCAGATGGCCACGGCCCGTGCGGGTGTTTTCCAGGCGCTGCCGAGAGATGCTTCTCGCAGCGCAGAGATTATCCGCATCGAGAATACGATGCAGGAGCACGAGATTGCCGCGCAGGTGCTTGATTTTCTGCGCGATACGGGTTCGATCAATCTCGAGGAAGCCGAGATTATTGTGTCCGGGGGCCGCGGCCTCGGCGGACCTGAGCCGTTCGCCATGCTCCAGGAGCTGGCGGATGCCTTGGGAGGCGTGGTTGGCGCTTCCCGCGCAGCTGTGGATGCAGGCTGGATCAAGCACGAGCATCAGGTGGGACAGACCGGATTTACGGTGCGGCCCAAGCTGTATTTTGCAATCGGCATCTCGGGTGCGGTTCAGCATACCGTGGGCATGAGCCACTCGGATATTGTCGTGGCTATCAATAAAGATGAGAAAGCTCCGATTTTTCAGTTTGCGCATTACGGCATCGTTGGCGATTTGTTCAAAATCGTCCCGGCGATCACAGAGGAAGTCAGACGGCGCAGAGGGATTTTCGGCATTCGAGCCAAGGAGGAACAAGCCATATGA
- a CDS encoding electron transfer flavoprotein subunit beta/FixA family protein, with protein MLHIVVCIKQVPDSREIRIDPKNNTLIRQGVPSIVNFYDLHGLEEALRIKDQHGAQVTVVTMGPPPAEKSLKECISLGADQAVLVTDRGFAGADTLATSYVVASTIEKIAETFGAVDMVFCGKQTLDGDTGQVGPGVACRLDLEQLTYVSKVVEVDEERRKVKVHRLLEDGIEVVETSMPLLITALKELNKVRRASMPGMIRAARYKPIVWTTADFPNLERAKIGLKGSPTIVAKTWVPEVKAVKSHKISGDSADDIAAQLGEKLWAGELPKRLGWV; from the coding sequence ATGCTGCATATCGTGGTATGTATCAAGCAAGTGCCGGACAGCAGGGAAATACGTATCGATCCGAAAAACAACACACTGATTCGTCAAGGGGTTCCCAGTATTGTGAATTTTTATGATTTGCATGGCTTGGAAGAAGCATTGCGGATCAAGGATCAGCATGGAGCACAGGTAACTGTCGTAACCATGGGACCGCCTCCCGCGGAAAAAAGCTTAAAGGAATGTATCTCACTGGGTGCGGATCAAGCCGTGCTGGTGACGGACAGAGGCTTCGCCGGAGCTGATACTTTGGCAACCTCTTATGTGGTAGCGAGTACGATTGAAAAAATAGCTGAGACCTTTGGTGCTGTAGATATGGTTTTTTGCGGGAAGCAGACGTTGGATGGGGATACAGGCCAGGTGGGTCCGGGTGTAGCGTGCAGACTTGATCTGGAGCAATTGACGTATGTCAGCAAAGTAGTAGAGGTCGATGAAGAACGGCGCAAAGTTAAGGTCCATCGCCTGCTTGAGGACGGCATCGAAGTCGTTGAAACAAGTATGCCGCTCTTGATTACGGCTTTGAAGGAATTGAATAAAGTTCGCCGGGCTTCGATGCCTGGAATGATTCGTGCGGCGAGATACAAGCCGATTGTATGGACGACAGCGGACTTTCCTAACCTCGAGCGTGCCAAAATTGGACTGAAAGGCTCTCCAACCATCGTTGCAAAAACGTGGGTGCCGGAGGTGAAGGCTGTTAAATCACATAAGATTAGCGGGGATTCAGCCGATGACATTGCAGCTCAGTTGGGAGAAAAACTCTGGGCCGGGGAGCTGCCCAAACGATTGGGATGGGTGTAG
- a CDS encoding DinB family protein, producing MNQRPASNEYAAYHEQYVSLVPEGDLLQLMSQQIKETTDLLRNITDAQGEYRYAPGKWSLKEVIGHMSDTERIMSYRLLRFSRGDQTPLPGFEQDTYVNGAAFELHSVQDLLEELTAVRHATLYQLHGLTDEAWGRAGKFSNNDVTVKGIAYIIAGHQLHHRKIIEELYLSQL from the coding sequence ATGAACCAACGTCCAGCATCAAATGAATATGCAGCTTATCATGAACAGTATGTAAGTCTCGTGCCTGAAGGCGATTTGCTCCAGCTTATGTCCCAGCAAATCAAGGAAACAACGGATCTTCTTAGGAATATTACAGATGCTCAAGGTGAATACCGCTATGCTCCCGGTAAGTGGAGCCTTAAGGAAGTCATCGGCCATATGTCCGATACGGAACGAATTATGAGTTATCGTCTTCTGAGATTTTCTCGCGGCGATCAAACTCCATTACCGGGATTCGAGCAGGATACTTATGTGAATGGGGCAGCGTTTGAACTGCATTCCGTGCAGGATCTTCTTGAAGAGCTCACTGCTGTGCGTCATGCGACTTTATATCAGCTGCATGGATTGACAGATGAGGCATGGGGGCGCGCCGGTAAATTCAGCAACAATGACGTTACAGTCAAAGGAATCGCTTATATCATTGCAGGGCACCAGTTGCACCACCGCAAAATAATAGAAGAATTATATCTTTCCCAATTGTAA
- a CDS encoding pseudouridine-5'-phosphate glycosidase: METLLEFTEEVIDAKRSGKPIVALESTIISHGMPYPQNVETARAVEQIIRDNGAVPATIGIIQGKIKIGLTPEELEFFAQSKDVAKVSRRDFAYILEKKKHGATTVAATMICAEMAGIQFFVTGGIGGVHREAEITMDVSADLTELAQTSVAVICAGAKSILDIAKTLEYLETHGVPVIGYQTDEFPAFYSRSSGHGVDFRLDTPEQVASLIQTKWQLGLHGGVIIANPVPVEDEIEESQIGEAIANALGQAKSMNIKGKDVTPFLLNKVKELTGGASLTTNIALVKHNAEVGARIAAAFKR, encoded by the coding sequence TTGGAAACATTATTGGAGTTTACAGAAGAAGTCATAGATGCCAAAAGGTCGGGCAAGCCGATTGTTGCCCTGGAGTCGACCATCATTTCACACGGCATGCCTTATCCGCAAAATGTGGAAACCGCGCGGGCCGTAGAACAAATCATTCGGGATAACGGAGCGGTTCCCGCTACGATCGGGATCATTCAGGGCAAAATCAAAATTGGCTTAACCCCGGAGGAATTGGAATTTTTTGCACAAAGCAAAGATGTAGCGAAAGTTAGCCGTCGGGATTTTGCTTATATTTTGGAAAAGAAAAAGCATGGAGCGACCACAGTAGCCGCGACGATGATCTGCGCAGAGATGGCAGGCATCCAATTTTTTGTAACCGGAGGGATCGGTGGTGTTCACCGGGAAGCGGAAATCACGATGGATGTTTCTGCAGATTTGACGGAGCTTGCCCAAACCAGTGTAGCAGTCATCTGCGCTGGCGCAAAGTCTATTCTGGATATTGCAAAAACCTTGGAATACCTCGAAACCCACGGTGTGCCTGTCATTGGGTACCAAACCGATGAATTCCCTGCGTTTTATTCACGAAGCAGCGGTCACGGGGTAGATTTTCGGTTGGATACTCCGGAACAAGTCGCTTCACTCATTCAAACCAAGTGGCAGCTTGGCCTTCATGGAGGCGTAATTATAGCTAATCCGGTGCCAGTTGAGGATGAGATCGAGGAATCTCAAATTGGCGAGGCGATTGCTAACGCACTTGGACAAGCCAAATCCATGAATATCAAGGGTAAAGATGTAACGCCGTTTCTGCTTAATAAAGTCAAAGAGCTGACTGGCGGAGCCAGCTTGACCACGAACATTGCGCTTGTCAAACATAATGCAGAGGTAGGCGCAAGAATTGCGGCAGCTTTCAAAAGGTAA
- a CDS encoding AraC family transcriptional regulator codes for MEIELLTCGYSFHMDRFYIMNKGGLPSFLFRLQTEGNCEAMVEGSLRAITSGDLLMYRPGDMYELRVEEQPDQPKAKIASGDYYLFCRGAWIENWWSRSPKPACSRIGLDDKLLSLWRQLILEKLRMEEADPELTEYLLRALCINLERAASETVSQQGRPFTGTRMKRYIEAHASVTFKVDDVASHVGLSVSRALHLFKEYFGKTMIEYAQEVRLTSAVERMHYSAMTLEQISESCGFGSYPYFHRVFKQKHGISPSQYRQNLAH; via the coding sequence ATGGAGATAGAGCTGTTGACCTGTGGTTATTCCTTTCATATGGACCGATTTTATATCATGAATAAGGGCGGCTTGCCATCCTTTCTATTTCGGCTGCAAACCGAGGGCAATTGCGAAGCGATGGTCGAAGGCTCTTTGAGGGCGATAACGTCCGGCGATCTGCTGATGTATCGACCGGGTGATATGTATGAGCTTCGAGTGGAAGAGCAGCCGGATCAACCCAAGGCGAAAATTGCCAGCGGCGATTACTATTTATTTTGCAGAGGCGCTTGGATCGAGAATTGGTGGTCACGTTCGCCCAAACCCGCCTGCAGCCGAATCGGCCTTGACGACAAGCTGCTCTCCCTATGGAGACAGTTGATTTTGGAGAAGCTCCGAATGGAAGAAGCCGATCCGGAGCTCACGGAATATCTATTGAGGGCCTTATGTATCAATTTGGAGCGAGCCGCGTCAGAAACTGTCTCTCAGCAAGGACGTCCTTTTACAGGAACAAGAATGAAGAGGTATATAGAAGCTCATGCGAGTGTCACCTTCAAGGTTGATGATGTGGCCAGTCATGTGGGCTTAAGCGTCTCCCGTGCCCTTCATTTGTTCAAGGAGTATTTTGGGAAGACGATGATCGAGTATGCACAGGAAGTTCGACTCACCAGCGCCGTTGAACGAATGCATTACAGTGCCATGACGCTGGAGCAAATCTCCGAAAGCTGCGGCTTCGGAAGCTATCCTTATTTTCATCGCGTTTTTAAGCAAAAACACGGCATCTCACCCAGCCAATATCGCCAAAATCTCGCACACTAA